From a single Bemisia tabaci chromosome 10, PGI_BMITA_v3 genomic region:
- the LOC109029851 gene encoding uncharacterized protein, with translation MDVDSRLIVKKVVLDVVCLAAVGFPILLFYLFGDPYKRGFFCSDESIRYPYHGSTVSNVALYIVGMGLPIIVMLITEYSLYRHAEGFRARNLLGRKIQVWIWNSYKAIGAFGFGAAASQLTTDIGKYSIGRLRPHFFAVCNPNITCSYPSNQPGYIENFSCRGSDLKLIRDSKLSFPSGHSSFSFYTMVYLAIYLQARVPWNKCRLWKHFAQFVVIMMAWGTALSRVSDYKHHFSDVIAGGCIGTLAALLTSYFVSDLFVPKKRFHPSDPSEVDLNFKSNNEMDRSATGIASSPYDLVIRHCLTMAFVIKINKVNLAADILCIFVLGFTVLLIGVFAQPRKIGFHCDNEDIRYPYKPSTVSNFALILSSLFLPNVVIVLTNLTWGSTIQETFNKNAFTIALLESYGSIALFWMGIGFTQITVDTAKNNIGRLRPHFIAVCKPNIDCSLSENAGRYITRYQCTGADGELMKNSRVSFPSGHAALAFYSAVYVAVYLKQKSSENGYNVPVTIAFIQVCLLQVAWFTSLSRVSDYMHHWSDVLVGAIAGALFAVLVITFVQIPNDRLTLVEKQEESQAENV, from the exons ATGGATGTCGACTCACGGTTAATCGTGAAGAAGGTAGTTTTGGACGTGGTTTGTCTTGCAGCAG TTGGTTTCCCAATCCTGCTGTTTTATTTATTTGGCGATCCGTACAAAAGGGGATTCTTTTGCAGTGACGAGTCCATCAGATATCCATACCATGGATCAACGGTTTCTAATGTTGCCTTGTATATTGTTGGCATGGGATTGCCAATTATTGTT ATGTTGATCACTGAATATTCACTCTATCGGCATGCGGAAGGTTTTAGAGCCCGGAATCTTCTTGGGCGTAAGATCCAAGTATGGATATGGAATAGCTACAAAGCAATCGGGGCTTTTGGTTTCGGGGCAGCAGCTTCTCAACTAACAACAGACATCGGAAAGTATTCTATAGGGCGTTTGAGGCCTCACTTCTTTGCTGTGTGCAATCCAAACATCACCTGCTCATATCCCTCCAACCAACCTGGTTACATCGAGAATTTCAGCTGTCGCGGTTCAGACCTTAAGTTGATACGTGACTCAAA GTTGTCTTTTCCCTCTGGTCATTCCTCATTCTCATTCTACACTATGGTTTACCTAGCG ATCTATCTTCAAGCAAGAGTGCCGTGGAACAAATGCCGCTTATGGAaacattttgctcagtttgtcGTCATAATGATGGCCTGGGGAACAGCCTTATCCAGAGTTTCGGACTACAAGCATCATTTTAGTGATGTCATCGCTGGAGGATGCATAGGCACTCTCGCTGCCCTTCTGACG TCGTACTTTGTGTCGGATTTGTTTGTTCCCAAGAAGAGGTTCCATCCAAGTGACCCCTCAGAAGTGGAtctaaattttaaatcaaacaaTGAAATGGACAGGAGCGCAACAGGTATTGCTTCTTCTCC ATACGACTTA GTGATCCGCCATTGCCTGACCATGGCTTTCGTCATAAAAATTAACAAAGTCAACCTAGCTGCTGACATCTTGTGTATATTTGTGC tggggtTCACTGTTTTGTTGATCGGAGTGTTTGCGCAACCACGAAAAATTGGTTTCCACTGTGATAATGAAGACATCCGCTATCCTTACAAACCCTCCacagtttcaaattttgcctTAATTTTATCTTCACTCTTCTTGCCAAATGTTGTG ATAGTTCTGACAAACTTGACATGGGGCTCAACGATTCAGGAGACGTTCAATAAAAATGCATTCACTATTGCTCTTCTGGAGTCATACGGATCGATAGCTCTTTTTTGGATGGGTATTGGTTTTACACAGATAACAGTTGACACAGCTAAGAACAACATTGGCCGCCTGCGCCCTCATTTCATTGCTGTCTGTAAGCCTAACATTGACTGTTCGCTCAGTGAAAATGCTGGTAGATACATCACAAGATACCAATGTACAGGCGCTGATGgggaattgatgaaaaattcgcG tgtatctttTCCATCTGGACACGCAGCTCTCGCCTTTTATTCGGCCGTGTATGTTGCG GTGTATCTGAAACAGAAAAGCAGCGAGAATGGCTACAATGTGCCAGTTACGATAGCTTTCATTCAAGTTTGTTTACTGCAAGTTGCATGGTTTACTAGTTTGAGTCGCGTTTCAGACTACATGCATCACTGGAGTGATGTCCTCGTGGGAGCCATTGCCGGAGCACTATTTGCTGTTCTAGTG ATTACTTTTGTTCAGATACCAAATGATAGATTAACTCTAGTCGAAAAGCAAGAAGAATCACAAGCGGAGAACGTCTAG